The window gtgcaatccggggtttcaaaccttcaggacatcatttacaatcattactcagcTCGAActggctacaactctagctcgcgacgccttagtccctcgaatcggcctccacgtgcgtcgaatctatccaaagaataacgaatacgtcacaatatgctaatggaacaaagcccaagcaaaaacaaccgaaaaatatcaaaaatcccgaaattagcaaaacctaagccccgggcccacttctcgaaactcagaaatttttacactaacgggttccttatccttccacgagttcatacatatcaaaagttctccaatccgaccccaaatggtcctctaaatcccaattcaaaagctcagaatctcaagccctagttcttccatttttagcttaagtttcatgattttctaggtggatttcacaatagatTCGAGTTTTTTGGTCTGAAATCCTTACCTTCAAATgcttctccttgaatccctcttctatTTCCTacaaaaagctctcaaaaagaCCAACTATGGAGTAAATGAGCTtaaaaatcgcggatgaaatggattaaaacattctgcccaggggttttcgcatctgcgaccccaaAGCCCGCTTTTActgtaccgcttctgcggtcatttcTCCGCATCTACGGAATTTACTTAACGAtccaaaaccgcatctgcggtacacTGCCGCATCTACGACTCCGCAGGTACGGTCCTTattctgcatctgcggttcctgaccTCTCTCCTCAAATCCGCATCTGTGGAaaatccttcgcacctgcggtccacaaaccgcaggtgtgaaaacaccagaagcagcagaaATTCTGCAATCACTCAAGTCCAAAAATCtttccgttaactatccgaaatctccccgaggcccccgggacctcaaccaaaagcgcaaacataacccaataccttattcaaactagttcccatcatcaaaacaccttaaataacatcaaattacccgaaacacatcagattcaagcctaatttttgagaaatcttccgaaatacgctttcgatcaaaatcctaaccaaaccacatctgaatgaattgaaattttgcacacacatcccaaatgacacaacgaagctactgcaactttcggaattccattccgacccctatatcaaaatttcgcctatcaaccggaaatcatcaaaatatcaacttcgccaattcaagccaaattctactccggacctccaaaatccatttcgatcacacttctaagtcataaatcacatcctgaaactaaccgaaccatcgtaacgcacatccgagccctctaacatacaagtcaacatccggttgacttttccaacttattcttaaaagagactaagtttctcatttcttaccaaattcacTTCGAACACCAATTAATccactcgatcacataaaacacggataacggagcataaagaagtagaaatgggaaaaatagagcggtaactcatgagactactggccgggtcatcacagttGAACTGGAAATTGATTAAGTAATTATCAAAGAAAGTAGTCACAAAAACTTCTATGACACAGTTTTAACTTTTTAATGTAAGTTATTTACTCTATGTTTTAAGATTTCATATCAGCCTAACTTAGAGTTACCTATTAAGTAATCCGATGGTATACAGTTTCACCTTCAATAAACGAAACTTAAACTCTTATTACTAATCCCTTTCATTTTGGCATTCCCAACTATAGCTAGAATCGGCCTAAACCAGGTAGCTCAACAGAATTCCAATATAAACTTCAATCTTCTCACCCTTAGTTGGATTCATCTAATTATGCAAGCATTAGATATGTTTCTGTTAAAACCTTGTATTAAAAAATCAGTAAATGAACAAGCGTTAGTTTAAAAACAAAAGCAGAAAATTTCGAGCCCACAAGTTTCTTGTGTTTCCTTAAACAATTTAATCCACTCACAATGTCCAAAATTGCGGATTAATTCCTCCTAGGATAGAACGgaataactattctgtgatagcagaacttcaaatcacagaattttgTCAAACTCAAATGGTGGAGCAAATCACACAAAATGCTTACGTTTTTGGTTTTGGAAAACAACGCAGAATGCAGAAGTTTGAGGGGAGTGATTTCAGATTTTTCGGTGGTGAAAATGAGGCTAAGCCCCTCTATTTATAGCCAAATTTGgcactgtttctgaaaaggtttgcaacctttcagaacaaCCATAGCTGTTGGAACAGGTGGGAAAAATTGGGGGAAACaactaatagatttaaaataaaccgaaaaagAAAATGGACCGGACTGGGttgcgggtcatgggttattccggattgaattgtcgttaattaattgaaaagaattttatccaaaaagattaatcaatcaatcaatctttgactgAATCTGAATCCGAAGTCGAGCGAGCAACGACGACGATGGCGCGAGGCAccacttcttcttaactctttaagagctagaataTGAGctgctatatatatacacaaaagttttcttttcttcttccaatgagggacaaagtgcattagtaaagtgaactaattcaaaatttcacttccctccatttcttttcccaccattttccattcacaccttcttttgttattaataacaaaacccaacaatcccccacatgaatggggaatgtcTATCCGAAAcaaatatgcatgaaaaaactaTGTGTGATTCGCAAGTAAAGATTAaccgcatctggataagtaggtttccctttgaactttcagtagtgaacatatgtcggatatactcgatcaatcggtagatttgatatctttgaacagtcgaactttggtgtatacctagacagccATATGTCACACAAttaacccttaaccgtctttggttctcattgttgtgttcatttcagccatgaacactgcctggttttataagtgcgtagagaactggccttacaacaTTCTCCTTGAAGCGTCTTATACTTCACACTtatataggtgattcctaaacgtgttatCCCCTAGATACACGATTTGATATACCTCATATCAAacttagaaaccattaaaaagtCCTACtactttatccttggtactgaacattgtctgcatcatgagaatggaccaaaattttatttgacaatgttgaaccgtcactaatgactttgtttgatctccttgaacctagatcttgggatctccagtcttctaggtagagttaccgccatagtgacttgtcctcggccatagtcccattccctttgatgactGCTCAACTGCCTCTCTAGGTAGGTCTTTTGTAAGCGGATCTGATACATTATCTTTTGattttacatagtcaattgtgataattcgactagagagtagttgcctaACGGTATTATGCCTTCGTCAAATGTGACGAGATTTCCCGTTATACACACTCACAGCCCTTCATATTGTTGCTTGACTGTCGCAATGTATGCATacaggtgccaaaggtttgggccaaaaaggaatgtcttctaagaaatttcggagccattcagcttcttcaccggccttgtctAAAGCTATAAACTCAGACTCCATTGTAAAGCGAGCGATGCATGtctgtttggacgacttccaagacactgctcctccaccaatagtaaaAATGTATCCACTTGTGGATTTTGTTTCCGttgatccggtgatccaatttgcatcactatattcCTTAATAACTGTGGGATAATTATTGTAATGTAATGCATAGTCTTGGATATATttcaaatatcccaaaactcgtttcattgctaTCCAATGAGCTTGGTTGGGTTTACTTGTGTATCGACTAAGCTTGcttattgcacaagctatatcaggtcgtgtacaattcataatgtacatcaaacttcccaacacTCGAGCATATTCCAATTGAGATTTACTTTGACCTTTATTCTTTACAAGAGTATGGTTTAAATCAATTGGCGTTTTTGCTTATTTAAAGTCCAAATATTTGAACTTTTCAAGAACCATtttaatataatgatattaagaaaaagctagaccttgaggagtctatAGGATCTtaatttccaaaattaaattGGCAACTCCtaaatctttcatatcaaatttactagtaagcatgcgcttagtagcatttatgttagTAATAtcgttactcattatcaacataccATCCACATATAAACAAACATTGACTACAAAGATTTGGAGTattcttaatgtaaacacatttgtcacactcaTTGATcttgaaaccatttgacaacactgtttggtcaaatttcgcatgccattgttttggtgcttgttttagtccgtaaagtgacttaacaaatcgacacaccttcttttcttttccgggaactacaaacccttcaggtttTTCCATATAGATTTTTCCTCTAAATATCCATTTAATAAGGCcatttttacatccatctgatggatttGAAGGCCATACACGACGGCTAACGCTATTAACACCTGGATAGATGTAATCCTTGTTACCGACGAGtatgtgtcaaagtaatcaagaccttctcattgtctaaaccctttaacaactaattttgccttatatttgtcaatagtaccattagctttcattttccttttgaaaatccatttagaacccaaaggtttatttcctagaggaagatcaaccaattcccaagtatgattacttaatatggattctatctcactattgactgcctcatTCTAATATTGTGCTTCCGAGGAAGACGTTTCTTCTTTGaacgtttgaggctcattttccaataagaatgCCAGAAAATCTTGTCCAAAGGAAGTAGttgtcctttgacgtttactacgtcttggattttcCTCATCAAATGTACTTTCCTTTGCTTCTTCCCGAGGTCAATTAGATTTTTCATTAGATGACTCACATTCcattttatacggataaatattctcaaagaattcagcattattcGATTCAATTACCGTGTTAATATGAATGTCggtattttctgatttatgaaccaaaaaatGATATGCATTACTATTTGTTGCATATCCTACGAAAATGCAATCAACGGTTTTTGGTAaaatttttacccttttgggtttaggaacttgcactttagccaaacacccccacactttaaaatattttaagttgggtttccttcctttccatttttcaaatggaATGGATTGCGTTTTGCTATGGGGAACCCGATTCAGTATTCGATTAGCTATAAGAATAGCTTCCCCCCGTAAGTTCTGAGGTAAACCAGAACTTATTAACAaggcgttcatcatctcctttaacgttctattctttctttccgtAATTCCATTAGATTGCGGTGAGTAAGGGacagttgtttggtgaataattCCATTTttcaaacatatttcttcaaaaggaaatTCATATTCGCCGCatctatcacttcttatcattttgatctttttgtttaattgcgtttcaacttcatttttgtattgcttgaatgcgtttattgcttcatttttactattaagtaagtaaatataGCAATATCTAGTACTGTCGTCaatgaaagttatgaaatattttttcccaccgcgagatggtattggcTTCATGTCGCGAATATccgtgtgaattaagtctaaaggatttgaattcctttcaattgACTTATAAGGATACTTAAcatactttgattccacacatatttaaCATTTCGAGTTATttcattcaaacttaggcaatacttccaaattaatcattttttgcAAAGTTTTGAAGTTGACGTGGCCTAAACGttcatgccataaattatttgactcgagcaagtaagaagaagctgaaattttattcatatcaATGGCAATTACATTGAGTTTAAAAAGGCCCTCAGtcaggtaaccttttcctacatacatttcattcttactaactACAACCCTGTCGGAAACAAAAACATACTAAAGCCATTCTTGACTAGAAGTGATGTCGAGACTAAATTCTTCTGCATTTCAGGAACATGTAGAACATCTTTTAGAGTCACAATCTTTCCAGAAGTCATCTTCAAAGCTATCTTGCCCATTCCTTCAATTTTTGTAGTAGCGGAATTTGCCATAAACACTGTCTCGTTGGGTCCAGTGGGAGCATATGAAGTAAACaactccttgttagcacaaacatgTCAAGTTGCTCCCAAATCAATCCACCATTCTCTAGGATTTCCGACTAGGTTGCATTCTGAAAGCATGGCACATAAGTCGTCTATTTCATTATTCTTCTCAATCATGTTTGCTTGAATTTTCTTCTTGTCCTACTTTGGTGCACGACATTCAGTAGCTTTGTGTCCAACCTTTCCACAGTTGTGGCAATTACCTTTGAACCTCTTCTTGCTTGGATAATTCTTTGGTCCAGACGGCCTCTTTCTCTTTTTACTCGTTGAAGCTTCCTCAACAATATTTGcacccattattgttgaatttccacgagattTCTTTTCAGCAGCCTTGTTGTCCTCTTCAATCCGTAAACGAACAATAAGGTCTTCAAGCGTCATCTCCTTGCGCTTATTTTTCAAGTAATTCTTAGAGTCCTTCCACAGCAGAGGCAGCTTTTCAATAAACGCCGCAACTTGAAACGCTTCATTTATGACCATAACTACAATCAGAAATTTATAATAAACACAATAATCAATATATTGAATAAGAATATTGACTCATTTTATACCTTCAGCGAGGAGGtcatgaacaataacttgcaattcctggacttgcgTTATGACAGATTTACCATCAACCATTTTGAAATCCAGAAATTTGGCGGCCCCAAAATTCTTTAGtccggcatcttcagtcttgtacttcttttcAAGAGCATTCCATAATTCTCTTGATGTTTTCATGACGCTATAAATATTTTACAAGTCGTCTTCCAAGCAACTTAAAATATAGTTTTTGCATAAAAAGTCAGAATACTTCCATGCCTCAGTGACCACAAATCGTTCATTTTTAGGAGTTTCTTCTCCTAGAACTGGAACGTCTTCGCTAATAAAGTGTTGTAAACTGAGTGTGGTCGGGTAAAAGAACATTTTCTGCTGCCACCGCTTAAAGTCCACACTAGAAaactttccgggtttttctgctgGTGCCATCGCTGGTGCAGGAGTTGTGCGACTTCAAAACGCATTTGTCGTTGTAGCAAAAGTCCCAATAGAACCATTCTATTGTTACGCACTTGTTGTCATCTTTCTGTAAAAGAAATTGACAAATAGATTAGTATCTCGgtaaagtttttatatcttcaaaacAAATACAAACAACCAAGTTTTTATATCTCGAATTGAGTAGAAAGTCACAAAGACTTTAATCTCAAATTTGAGTAGAAAATCCAAAGATTTTAATCTCTAAAACGGGAgtaaaaaatcaataaaattttAGTCTCCCAAAGCAGTAAGTAAGATTGAATACAGAAATAAAAtgttaaattccttaagcttgttaaaaCTCTGTATTCAAAAATCAGTAAATGAACAAGCGTTAGTTTAAAAACAAAAGTAGAAAATTCTGAGCCCACAAGTTTCTTGTGTTTCCTTAAGGGATTTAATCCCCACACAATGCCAAGGTTGCGGATTAATCCCTCCTAGGATAGAACGgaataactattctgtgatagCAGCACTTCAAATCACAAAATTTCGTCAAACTCAAATGGCGGAGCAAATCACACAAAATGCTTACATTTTTGGTTTTGGAAAACAATGCAGAATGCAGAAGTTTGAGGGGAGTGATTTCAGATTTTTCGGTGGTGGAAAATGAGGCTAAGCCCCTCTATTTATAGCCAAATTTGGCAttatttctgaaaaggtttgcaaccttttaGAACAGCCATAGTTGTTGGAACGGGTGGAAAAAATTACGGGAAACAACTaacggatttaaaataatccgggaaagagAACGGACCGGACCGGGTCgcgggttattccggattgaattttcgttaattaatttaattaattaattgaaaagaATTTTATctaaaaagattaatcaatcaatctaaAGTCGAAGCCGAGCCTAGCGAGCGAGTGAGCGACGACGGCGCGGGGCAccacttcttcttaactctttaagagctaaaagatgagcttctatatatatacacaaagattttctttccttcttccaatgagggacaaagtgcattagtaaagTGAACTTATTTAAAATTTCACTTCCCTCCATTTCTTTTcccaccattttccattcacaccttcttttgttattaataacaaaacCCAACAGTTTCTTGTCCTATTGTTCTTAATGCTCATTCGTAAGACTTCGTTAGACCTAGTACTACTATGATAGCTTACGAAATATAGACCCTCATTCTCACATATATTGTTTGGAGCTGATGCTTATTTTTCTTGAGGGATAATAATGTTGAAGAGGTCTTAGAAAGCAATCACCAGAATGGGAAGACACAAAGCATGTTGCTATTCATATATTTCTAGGATCCAATGCCTTCGAAACTTATCCAGCACCGGTCACATTTTTGTATCCGGTGCCCACTATTTGCTGGGGTTAATTTCATTAATGGTCATTCAACTATCTTTCAATTTCACTAAAGTCACTCAACAActttttgtcacttaaaagtaactaaactttGTCTTTATCATTTAAAGGTCATTTTGGCTCAAAAACCTACCATAAATATGACATGGCataaactttaatgataaaaatctaaaaataaatgTCACATAAGCTTAAATCAACCATACTCTCTTTGGATCCATTTCTTCCTTGATGTGATTTGACTCATAACCcaaattctttcaattaaaaaaaattaatttcacaTTACTTTAAAATGATTATCATATACTACAAAATTCTTGCCTTTTCTGTTACATAATGCtcatttataattattttatactaaaaaaaattcttatcTTATATGTATGCCCCATCCGAGTCGTTTTATAACTCTACTGAAGTTAAATGTGATGtctcaaaaggtcatcacttgttttataaataaatttttcATTCTGAGACCTTAAAATCCTATTTCACCattacctcaatttgcgtgcgcagttcgggcgcgtagccgaaaagctattatgtgaaaatctgtgaaaattgATGAATTTTGgctttaaaatatatttaagttgacttcggtcaatattttgggtaaacggacccggacccttgatttgacggtcctggagggtccgtaggaaaatatgggacttaggcatatgcccggaattgaattccgatgtcccaagaccgagaaatgaatttttagagaaaattattttctgaaatatttatgagtttttgaaatgaaatgtgtttaaacatttgatggtatcgggcccgtattctgtttccggagcccagtacaggtcttatatgtgggtTAAGTcgagtctgtaaaatttggtaagaaacggatttgaaacgacgtgaatcggaccgtatttggaaaaattgcaaaatttgaagttcttaggtgattcatgattttgatgctaaattcatagttgttggtgttattttggcgatttgatcgcacgagcaagccCGTatggtgtttttgaggtagtgtgcatgtttagttttgAGCCTCGAAggatcgagtgagtttcgggtaggtttcgGAAGGTTTAAACAtagaaaaagttgcaggtttttagtTTCTGGTGTTCTGGTGTGTTGTTCTTCGTGTTTGCGGAAggactctcgtgaacgcgaagggtaagtcaGGCTGAAGGAAACttccttctacacgaacgcgagacACAGGACGCAAACGCGAAGCTTTGGGGGTGTTTCCTTTCGCGAATGCGGGCCTgctatcgcgaacgcaaaggccttTGGGTCAGGGAAGGGGAGAgggattttactctacgcgaacgcgtctacacgaccgcgaacgcgaaggctctggGGGCTGAAACTCCGGGAATGCGAGCCTTTTATCTCAAACGCAATGGTTAATTGGTCCTGACCCATTGCGAACACGACAGACCCATCGCGAACATGATGAAGGTCTTCCTAGTGATtttaaaacaaaagcaaaaatgggatttaacccaaaactcataacttcttcttccaaacgtcaaattgggcgatttttgaaagagaacttcacgagaaattcataggt of the Nicotiana tabacum cultivar K326 chromosome 7, ASM71507v2, whole genome shotgun sequence genome contains:
- the LOC107790041 gene encoding uncharacterized protein LOC107790041 translates to MKTSRELWNALEKKYKTEDAGLKNFGAAKFLDFKMVDGKSVITQVQELQVIVHDLLAEVMVINEAFQVAAFIEKLPLLWKDSKNYLKNKRKEMTLEDLIVRLRIEEDNKAAEKKSRGNSTIMGANIVEEASTSKKRKRPSGPKNYPSKKRFKGNCHNCGKVGHKATECRAPK